The proteins below come from a single Rhizobium rhizoryzae genomic window:
- a CDS encoding ABC transporter permease encodes MKRQRITPYLLLLPGLFPIVAFMSLVVGMAVSQSIGYFNFAGDDRFSLEFWEGMLSQSQFWRVFWYSARIAILSSLISVMLAYPVALWLRRPFPGSDLISAMIKAPLLVHGLVAAFLFVNFISFQGFLNVALVKLGLIDRPIRMQNDSYAIGVVILQVWKNMPLAFLVVTGSVRSIGDDILDAARDLGAGSLARLRRVILPLTLRALQAALILIFIGAAGDWSFQVVAGPTNIQSMAQFMHRVQSDNAAHGWNEAAVVAVMLMALSLFGSLILAGLMQLLVRRMGR; translated from the coding sequence ATGAAACGGCAGCGTATCACTCCCTACCTTCTCTTGCTTCCCGGGCTTTTTCCCATCGTCGCCTTCATGTCACTCGTGGTGGGAATGGCCGTGTCGCAGTCGATCGGATATTTCAATTTCGCGGGTGATGACCGTTTCTCGCTGGAATTCTGGGAAGGCATGCTGTCGCAAAGCCAGTTCTGGCGCGTGTTCTGGTACTCGGCGCGTATCGCGATCCTGAGTTCTCTGATCTCGGTCATGCTCGCTTATCCGGTGGCGCTGTGGCTCAGGCGCCCCTTTCCAGGCTCCGATCTGATCAGCGCCATGATCAAGGCGCCGCTCCTCGTCCACGGTCTGGTGGCCGCCTTCCTGTTCGTCAACTTCATTTCCTTTCAGGGTTTCCTGAATGTCGCACTGGTCAAGCTCGGCCTCATCGACCGGCCAATCCGGATGCAGAACGACAGCTATGCCATTGGCGTGGTGATCTTGCAGGTCTGGAAGAACATGCCCCTGGCGTTTCTCGTCGTCACCGGCTCCGTTCGCTCAATCGGTGACGACATTCTGGATGCAGCCCGGGATCTGGGTGCAGGAAGTCTTGCACGACTTCGGCGGGTCATCTTGCCGCTGACGCTGCGTGCCTTGCAGGCGGCGCTCATTCTGATCTTTATCGGCGCAGCAGGCGACTGGTCATTCCAGGTGGTGGCGGGGCCGACCAATATTCAGTCCATGGCGCAGTTCATGCACCGCGTTCAGTCCGACAATGCAGCGCATGGGTGGAATGAGGCGGCGGTCGTGGCCGTCATGCTGATGGCACTCTCGCTTTTCGGCTCACTCATCCTTGCAGGCCTGATGCAACTTCTTGTTCGTCGGATGGGGAGATAA
- a CDS encoding ABC transporter ATP-binding protein, protein MAQASTALSVRSASLRYGTFQALSEVSFEASQGHLVTLLGPSGCGKTTLLKAIAGFIPLDGGTIEIKGQNMQDVPPEKRDTAMCFQSYALFPHLTVADNIGFGLRQRRLGAQDIAARVAAVAEQVGLSSQLAKLPGQLSGGQQQRVALARAMAVRPGVMLFDEPLSNLDAKLRDHVRMEIRALQREHGFTAVYVTHDQAEALAMSDLVIVMRAGVIEQMGRPEDIYRNPANRFVADFIGTANIMPLRILDVDRTQGEYKVSCPLGEAVVRSDTPPVSDHVYACWRPEDAHVTKPTADAQNRFDVKVTTRTFLGSQCDFSVHPLGDATSRYRIQTHGFAPVSEGETIGVVIAPDAIRFLAEAVR, encoded by the coding sequence GTGGCACAAGCGTCGACCGCTTTGTCCGTTCGCAGCGCAAGTCTGCGTTACGGCACATTCCAGGCCTTGAGCGAAGTCAGTTTCGAAGCATCGCAAGGACATTTGGTTACGCTGCTGGGCCCTTCCGGCTGCGGCAAGACGACACTTCTGAAAGCAATTGCCGGCTTCATTCCGCTTGATGGCGGGACGATTGAGATCAAAGGTCAGAACATGCAGGACGTGCCGCCAGAAAAGCGCGACACGGCCATGTGCTTTCAGTCCTATGCTCTCTTCCCGCATCTGACAGTTGCCGACAACATCGGGTTCGGGCTTCGCCAGCGCAGGCTTGGCGCACAGGACATTGCCGCGCGGGTTGCCGCAGTCGCAGAGCAGGTCGGCCTGTCCTCGCAACTGGCCAAGCTGCCGGGGCAACTTTCCGGCGGGCAGCAGCAACGCGTGGCGCTTGCGCGCGCCATGGCAGTCCGCCCGGGGGTCATGCTCTTCGATGAGCCGCTGTCCAACCTCGATGCGAAGCTGCGGGATCATGTGCGCATGGAGATACGGGCGCTGCAGCGCGAGCACGGGTTCACCGCCGTCTACGTCACCCACGATCAGGCAGAAGCGCTTGCCATGTCCGATCTCGTCATCGTCATGCGGGCGGGCGTCATCGAGCAGATGGGACGTCCGGAAGACATATATCGCAACCCCGCCAACCGCTTCGTGGCAGATTTCATCGGCACGGCCAACATCATGCCGCTGCGTATTCTGGACGTTGATCGCACCCAGGGCGAATACAAGGTCAGTTGCCCCCTGGGCGAAGCAGTTGTCCGTTCGGACACCCCGCCGGTCTCAGATCATGTCTATGCCTGCTGGCGACCGGAGGACGCGCACGTCACGAAGCCCACTGCAGACGCACAGAACCGCTTTGACGTCAAAGTCACCACCCGTACCTTCCTGGGAAGCCAATGCGACTTTTCCGTCCATCCGCTTGGTGACGCGACAAGCCGCTATCGCATTCAGACCCACGGGTTTGCTCCTGTTTCCGAAGGTGAGACCATCGGCGTCGTGATTGCGCCTGATGCCATCCGATTTCTCGCCGAGGCTGTCCGATGA
- a CDS encoding ROK family transcriptional regulator: MSEKVSDLSGNERMILEIVRRAPNILRSAVAPATNLTQPSVHRIIDQLLEMGLLTLGDPVIHGRGKPSPSLKLNAEARFTIGISVNTDSIAFGLCDFACRIVYEEMLEVAPTNRRDTLFVLKERLRAVLAERGVMQDKLAGIGFSMAGFFIGPERYFNAPELLRDWSLVDLRKELETLFDLPVWTENNGTTGAIGESAVGAGRNFSTFGYLSFNYGFGGGIVLDGKPFFGAFGNAGELSRVFTLEEGPSRPALGELLKRLDRSGIAIANIRELRQRFDPTWPQVSEWVEEVAPTLNRAIDMLRAVIDPEAIVFGGELPPALGEMLIAIPPSSTKPRYGLEAPYPHRLLSPIQSDPAILGAALIPLMDQYFAWSLPKP; this comes from the coding sequence ATGTCTGAGAAGGTGAGCGATCTCTCGGGAAACGAGCGAATGATTCTCGAGATCGTGCGCAGGGCACCCAATATTCTGCGGTCTGCCGTTGCGCCTGCCACCAATCTCACACAGCCTTCGGTGCACAGAATCATCGATCAGCTTCTGGAGATGGGACTGCTCACCCTGGGCGATCCGGTCATTCACGGGCGCGGCAAGCCGAGCCCTTCGCTTAAGCTGAACGCTGAAGCACGTTTTACGATCGGCATTTCCGTCAATACCGACAGCATAGCGTTCGGATTGTGCGATTTTGCCTGCCGTATCGTTTACGAGGAAATGCTGGAGGTCGCGCCGACCAACAGGCGTGATACGCTCTTCGTTTTGAAAGAACGGCTGCGCGCGGTTCTGGCGGAGCGGGGAGTTATGCAGGACAAGCTCGCTGGCATAGGATTTTCCATGGCGGGTTTCTTTATTGGCCCCGAGCGATATTTCAATGCGCCGGAACTCCTGCGTGACTGGTCGCTGGTAGATCTACGCAAGGAACTGGAAACGCTCTTCGATCTTCCGGTCTGGACCGAAAACAACGGTACGACAGGCGCTATAGGGGAGTCTGCCGTTGGCGCAGGCCGAAACTTTTCTACCTTTGGCTACCTTTCCTTCAACTACGGTTTTGGTGGAGGCATCGTTCTGGACGGCAAGCCATTCTTCGGCGCTTTCGGTAACGCAGGGGAACTTAGCCGGGTCTTCACTCTGGAGGAGGGACCTTCGCGGCCGGCTCTTGGCGAATTGCTCAAGCGGCTCGATCGTTCAGGCATCGCGATCGCGAATATTCGTGAGTTGCGACAACGCTTCGACCCGACCTGGCCGCAGGTTTCCGAATGGGTCGAGGAGGTTGCGCCCACACTCAACAGGGCGATCGACATGCTGCGCGCTGTCATCGATCCAGAGGCGATTGTCTTCGGTGGTGAACTTCCACCCGCCCTGGGTGAAATGCTGATTGCCATCCCCCCTTCGTCCACAAAGCCGCGATATGGTCTGGAAGCCCCTTATCCGCACCGGCTGCTAAGCCCCATTCAATCGGATCCCGCAATTCTGGGCGCAGCGCTCATTCCGCTGATGGATCAGTATTTTGCCTGGTCGCTTCCAAAGCCGTGA
- a CDS encoding tripartite tricarboxylate transporter permease gives MDTLVSNLSLGFSVALGLQNLALAFLGCLVGTLIGVLPGVGPVATIAMLLPITFSLDPTGALIMLAGIYYGAQYGGSTTAILVNIPGEATSVVTALDGHAMARRGRAGAALGIAALGSFFAGTVATIFIAALGAPLTRVALLFGPTEYFALMVMGLVFAVVLAGGSIIKAIAMIMLGLLLSTVGTDLETGDQRMTFGQPFLWDGIDFAVLAMGVFGVSEILRNLGQPEERDVVRGAIGRLLPNREELRQSIAPVLRGTLLGSAFGILPGNGAILAPFASYAMEKKLSKDPSRFGKGAVEGVAGPESANNAGAQTSFIPLLTLGIPANAVMALMVGAMTIHGIIPGPQVMTGKPSLFWGMIASMWIGNLMLLIINLPLVGVWVKLLKVPYRLLFPAILVFCCIGIYSINSQATDVLLIGLFGFVGYLLTRFGFEPAPMLLGFVLGKLLEENLRRALILSRGSLSTFVTEPISAGLIILSALLLIVAIIPNIRRGRDEVFAE, from the coding sequence ATGGATACGCTTGTTTCAAACCTGTCGCTGGGATTTTCGGTCGCGCTTGGCCTGCAAAACCTGGCGCTTGCTTTCCTTGGCTGCCTTGTAGGAACGCTGATCGGCGTTCTTCCGGGTGTTGGCCCTGTCGCAACCATTGCCATGCTTCTGCCAATTACGTTCAGCCTTGATCCGACTGGCGCGCTGATCATGCTCGCCGGCATCTACTACGGAGCGCAATATGGTGGTTCGACGACTGCCATTCTGGTGAACATTCCCGGTGAAGCAACATCTGTCGTTACCGCCCTTGATGGTCATGCCATGGCTCGTCGGGGTCGGGCCGGAGCGGCTTTGGGCATCGCGGCACTTGGCTCCTTCTTCGCCGGCACCGTTGCAACGATCTTCATTGCAGCACTCGGTGCCCCGCTGACACGCGTCGCTCTTCTGTTCGGACCGACCGAATACTTCGCGCTGATGGTCATGGGCCTCGTGTTCGCCGTCGTTCTGGCGGGCGGCTCGATCATCAAGGCGATTGCCATGATCATGCTTGGCCTGCTGCTTTCCACGGTTGGCACCGATCTGGAAACAGGCGACCAGCGCATGACCTTCGGCCAACCCTTCCTATGGGATGGGATCGATTTCGCCGTGCTGGCAATGGGTGTGTTCGGTGTATCGGAAATTCTGCGCAATCTCGGCCAACCGGAAGAGCGCGATGTCGTGCGGGGAGCAATCGGCAGGCTGCTGCCAAACCGGGAGGAACTACGCCAGTCGATCGCGCCGGTTTTGCGCGGAACGCTTTTGGGATCCGCCTTCGGCATTCTGCCCGGGAACGGCGCAATTCTGGCTCCCTTCGCGTCGTACGCGATGGAAAAGAAGCTTTCGAAAGACCCCTCTCGCTTCGGCAAGGGTGCCGTCGAAGGTGTGGCAGGGCCAGAGTCGGCAAACAACGCCGGTGCCCAGACATCTTTCATCCCGCTTCTGACGCTCGGCATTCCCGCCAATGCCGTCATGGCGTTGATGGTCGGCGCGATGACCATCCATGGCATTATTCCAGGTCCACAGGTCATGACGGGCAAACCCTCACTTTTCTGGGGTATGATTGCTTCGATGTGGATCGGCAACCTGATGTTGCTCATCATCAATCTGCCGCTGGTCGGCGTCTGGGTGAAGCTGCTCAAGGTGCCATACCGGTTGCTATTCCCGGCCATCCTCGTCTTCTGCTGTATCGGCATCTACTCGATCAACTCACAGGCGACGGATGTCCTTCTGATCGGCCTCTTCGGTTTCGTGGGCTATCTGCTGACCCGGTTCGGCTTCGAGCCAGCACCCATGCTGCTCGGTTTCGTGCTTGGCAAACTTCTGGAAGAAAACCTGCGCAGGGCGCTCATCCTGTCACGCGGCTCCCTGTCCACCTTCGTAACCGAGCCCATCAGCGCCGGACTCATCATCCTGTCTGCCCTTTTGCTGATCGTTGCAATCATTCCGAATATCCGCAGAGGTCGTGACGAAGTGTTTGCGGAGTAG
- a CDS encoding tripartite tricarboxylate transporter TctB family protein, whose translation MNEIEPRQRDAGRAIKAPQNFAGGLALAGVAGLALWLLSDLNAGSLSEMGSALLPRALAIGVGSLGLIIAGVALVRHGSAIEKTELRGTVFVLLSIGFFAATISSWRIGPVNVPGLGLMVSAPFAIIIAGFATPEARLRELLALAFGLTPVCMLMFGDLLNLPIPILPAFLIDSLPEGWSQKLVLRVTAAVMLCISAGLFATERHLSNSTVDGKQD comes from the coding sequence ATGAATGAGATCGAACCCCGTCAGCGGGATGCCGGGCGGGCCATCAAGGCGCCTCAGAACTTTGCCGGCGGGCTGGCTCTGGCCGGTGTCGCCGGCCTGGCGCTGTGGTTGCTGAGTGACCTCAATGCAGGTTCGCTCTCCGAAATGGGTTCGGCGCTTCTGCCCCGTGCCCTGGCCATCGGTGTGGGTAGCCTTGGTCTCATCATCGCTGGTGTCGCCCTCGTGCGTCATGGTTCGGCGATCGAGAAAACGGAGCTTCGCGGCACCGTTTTCGTTCTCCTGTCCATTGGCTTCTTCGCTGCGACCATCAGTTCATGGCGCATTGGCCCGGTCAACGTTCCGGGACTGGGCCTGATGGTATCAGCCCCCTTTGCAATCATAATTGCCGGATTTGCGACGCCAGAGGCACGCCTGCGCGAGCTTCTGGCGCTGGCATTCGGATTGACGCCGGTCTGCATGCTGATGTTTGGAGATCTGCTGAACTTGCCGATCCCGATCCTGCCGGCCTTTCTCATCGACAGCCTTCCCGAGGGCTGGTCGCAAAAACTGGTGCTGCGGGTCACAGCCGCTGTGATGCTTTGCATCTCCGCAGGCTTGTTCGCTACAGAGAGGCATCTCTCAAATTCGACGGTTGATGGAAAGCAGGACTGA
- a CDS encoding Bug family tripartite tricarboxylate transporter substrate binding protein: MFKISRRMFIAGAAGAALAAPTLATAADWPQRPVTVIVPQAAGNSPDVLCRIITDKLSRALGQQFIVENRPGAANVVGMQAAARATNDGYTFVFATSAALVTNPYTIKNLSYDPLKDFVPVAMVARSHHILLVNPDVKANSLAELIALEKADPGSLSIAVDGPRNISGLIAQAINKQAGTKMALVPYNTISNAVQDSISGRTPVTIQSASVVEAFIKDGSLRPIAVAGKERIATLPNVPAIAETLKNMELQGWFMIMAPAGTPDAIVETMSKAVAKAIAEPDVLERAPTLGFEMEKGENVAPAGAKKFLAAQHAYTGQVLKDLGIEPN, from the coding sequence ATGTTCAAAATTTCTAGACGCATGTTCATCGCTGGCGCAGCGGGCGCAGCCCTTGCTGCCCCGACCTTGGCAACGGCAGCGGACTGGCCGCAACGGCCTGTGACCGTCATCGTGCCGCAGGCAGCTGGCAACAGCCCCGACGTGCTGTGCCGCATAATCACCGACAAGCTCTCACGCGCCCTGGGCCAGCAGTTCATCGTTGAAAACCGTCCAGGCGCCGCCAATGTCGTCGGAATGCAGGCGGCAGCGCGCGCCACCAATGACGGATACACCTTCGTCTTCGCAACGTCGGCAGCGTTGGTAACGAACCCCTACACGATCAAGAATCTGTCCTACGATCCGTTGAAAGACTTCGTGCCGGTTGCCATGGTTGCGCGCAGCCATCACATCCTGCTTGTCAATCCGGACGTGAAAGCAAACAGTCTTGCAGAGCTCATCGCCCTCGAAAAGGCTGATCCCGGTTCTCTCAGCATCGCCGTGGATGGGCCGCGTAACATTTCCGGCTTGATCGCGCAGGCTATCAACAAGCAGGCCGGAACCAAGATGGCACTGGTTCCCTACAACACGATCTCGAACGCGGTGCAGGACAGCATCAGTGGTCGTACACCCGTGACCATTCAGTCTGCATCGGTCGTCGAGGCCTTCATCAAGGACGGATCGCTGCGTCCGATTGCAGTCGCCGGCAAGGAGCGGATCGCCACGCTTCCCAATGTGCCAGCCATTGCTGAAACGCTGAAAAACATGGAGCTACAGGGTTGGTTCATGATCATGGCTCCGGCTGGAACGCCGGATGCGATCGTCGAAACCATGAGCAAGGCCGTCGCCAAGGCAATTGCCGAACCAGACGTTCTGGAACGGGCTCCCACGCTCGGCTTCGAGATGGAAAAGGGTGAAAACGTGGCTCCGGCTGGCGCGAAGAAATTTCTAGCAGCCCAGCATGCCTATACCGGTCAGGTCCTGAAGGATCTGGGAATCGAACCGAACTGA
- a CDS encoding cupin domain-containing protein, which produces MSGSLRTLPGKSVAYVLRQGEGDAFNVAGQIITVLAGTDETAGGYGAVVCEATLDRQPIPLHYHEREYDTWFCTRGRLRIWAENSSRILTEGDFAFVPPNVVHAYQSVAPRTQFFGIVAPGGWEGFFEGAGSVWLEPGLPASNHPFDFSRMGPAMQRFGVMRMPEAVYAEVTDGNETDRQLPQQRQSFVLQSGYGPRHRLAGHLATTVLPASLCDDRMEIRTIEAGLGASMPPIRHAETHVNLYLLSGALSLVLDGEAYVMGAGDFANIPADTVYSTQVLSGSARWLLSSANGTGLAFWDSQGVETQEFTFQAARDQDLRQILSPTSNLVDVTLAA; this is translated from the coding sequence ATGTCGGGATCACTTCGTACCCTACCGGGAAAATCAGTTGCTTATGTCCTGCGCCAGGGAGAAGGCGACGCATTCAACGTTGCCGGTCAGATTATCACGGTCCTGGCAGGAACCGATGAGACTGCGGGTGGCTATGGAGCGGTCGTCTGCGAAGCAACGCTCGACCGGCAGCCTATCCCGCTTCATTACCATGAGCGAGAATATGACACTTGGTTCTGCACACGAGGCCGACTCCGCATCTGGGCGGAGAACAGCTCCCGTATCCTGACCGAGGGCGATTTCGCATTCGTACCGCCGAACGTGGTTCATGCCTATCAATCGGTTGCTCCGCGCACGCAGTTCTTTGGAATCGTAGCGCCCGGCGGCTGGGAAGGTTTCTTCGAAGGTGCCGGCAGCGTCTGGCTCGAACCGGGACTGCCAGCATCCAATCACCCGTTCGATTTCTCACGCATGGGTCCCGCAATGCAGCGTTTTGGCGTTATGCGTATGCCGGAAGCGGTCTACGCCGAGGTCACCGATGGCAATGAGACAGACCGCCAGTTGCCGCAGCAGCGTCAGTCTTTCGTCCTTCAGTCCGGATATGGACCGCGCCACCGTCTGGCTGGCCATCTTGCCACAACGGTGCTGCCAGCAAGCCTTTGCGATGACAGGATGGAGATCCGCACAATCGAGGCCGGTCTCGGTGCAAGCATGCCGCCAATCCGGCACGCCGAGACGCATGTCAATCTTTACCTTCTGTCAGGCGCATTGTCGCTTGTTCTCGATGGCGAAGCCTATGTGATGGGCGCTGGTGACTTTGCCAACATCCCGGCGGACACGGTTTATTCGACACAGGTCCTCAGCGGGTCGGCCCGCTGGCTTTTGTCATCCGCAAACGGCACCGGCCTCGCCTTCTGGGACAGCCAGGGCGTAGAGACACAGGAATTCACTTTCCAGGCTGCTCGCGATCAGGATTTGCGGCAGATCCTGAGCCCTACGTCAAATCTTGTCGATGTGACGTTGGCGGCCTGA
- a CDS encoding alpha/beta hydrolase, giving the protein MKTIEYSSTDGQALKADLFMPDESGPFPLIVAVPGGGWIRGHRSALRSWGELFARNGFAFASVDYRRASAGAPAFPGNLQDVEASLHHFAAMASTYGIDGERIGILGASAGGHLAALASLSSIDCPAPKALAGIYGVYDLMAHWQADRAINSVTAPDKTELLLGASPFSEPLLYHQASPLRQISHQRRMPVFLCWGHLDREVSPQQSAHFAETLRQAGYPVTALELPDAAHLWFSEEDPEMAGTHSARLAAPLLRFFERSLKQ; this is encoded by the coding sequence ATGAAGACGATCGAGTATTCAAGCACCGACGGGCAGGCACTCAAGGCAGATCTGTTTATGCCTGATGAGTCTGGTCCCTTTCCGTTGATTGTTGCGGTACCGGGAGGTGGCTGGATCCGCGGCCATCGTTCGGCGCTGCGGTCCTGGGGCGAGTTATTCGCGAGAAACGGCTTTGCTTTCGCCAGCGTCGACTATCGCCGCGCAAGTGCAGGTGCGCCTGCGTTTCCTGGAAATCTTCAGGACGTCGAAGCGTCTCTGCACCACTTCGCGGCCATGGCATCAACCTATGGCATTGATGGCGAACGCATCGGCATTCTGGGAGCTTCTGCAGGTGGCCATCTGGCAGCACTCGCCAGTCTTTCGTCCATTGATTGCCCGGCGCCAAAGGCGCTTGCAGGGATCTATGGCGTCTATGATCTTATGGCGCACTGGCAGGCGGATCGCGCCATCAATAGCGTGACGGCGCCAGACAAGACCGAACTGCTGCTGGGCGCTTCACCCTTTTCCGAACCGCTGCTTTACCATCAGGCGTCGCCCCTGAGGCAGATCAGCCATCAACGCCGCATGCCGGTCTTCCTGTGCTGGGGCCATCTGGACCGGGAGGTTTCGCCCCAGCAATCGGCCCATTTCGCCGAAACACTTCGTCAGGCGGGATATCCGGTCACCGCACTCGAGCTGCCGGATGCCGCGCATCTCTGGTTCTCCGAAGAAGATCCCGAAATGGCCGGCACCCATTCGGCCCGGCTGGCGGCGCCGCTGCTTCGTTTCTTCGAACGCAGCCTGAAACAGTAG